Proteins from a genomic interval of Niabella soli DSM 19437:
- the lipA gene encoding lipoyl synthase, with the protein MIELPVTSKVKKPDWLRVKLPIGENYKHVRGLVDQHKLHTICESGNCPNMGECWGDGTATFMILGNICTRSCGFCAVATGKPLPVDYDEPQRVAEAIYLMKVKHAVITSVDRDELKDGGASIWHSTIRAVKALNPETTLETLIPDFKGKKEDIQTVIDAAPEVISHNIETVERLTRQVRIQAKYWRSMEVIRILKDGGARTKSGIMLGLGETREEVLQTLRNLKDNGCDVVTIGQYLQPTPKHLPVQRFVHPDEFAFYKDAGYEMGLDYVESGPLVRSSYHSDRHVHPGLGRIQWEESKLVNVK; encoded by the coding sequence ATGATCGAGTTACCTGTGACGAGTAAAGTGAAGAAGCCGGACTGGCTGCGTGTAAAATTGCCTATTGGCGAAAATTATAAGCATGTGCGCGGTTTGGTAGACCAACATAAACTGCATACCATCTGCGAAAGTGGCAATTGCCCTAATATGGGCGAATGCTGGGGCGACGGTACGGCTACCTTTATGATCCTGGGCAATATTTGTACCCGCAGTTGCGGCTTTTGCGCCGTGGCCACCGGGAAGCCGCTGCCCGTGGATTATGATGAACCCCAACGCGTTGCAGAGGCTATTTACCTGATGAAGGTGAAGCATGCGGTGATCACATCTGTGGACCGCGATGAGCTGAAAGACGGCGGTGCGTCCATCTGGCACAGCACCATTCGTGCGGTAAAAGCATTAAACCCCGAAACCACGCTGGAAACGCTGATCCCCGATTTTAAGGGCAAAAAGGAAGATATTCAGACGGTGATAGATGCCGCACCTGAAGTGATCTCTCACAATATTGAAACCGTAGAGCGACTGACCCGCCAGGTGCGCATCCAGGCGAAATACTGGCGCAGCATGGAGGTGATCCGTATATTAAAAGATGGCGGCGCCCGCACCAAGAGCGGCATCATGCTGGGCCTGGGCGAAACCCGCGAGGAAGTGTTGCAAACCCTGCGCAACCTGAAAGACAATGGCTGTGATGTGGTGACGATCGGGCAATACCTGCAACCCACACCCAAACACCTGCCGGTGCAACGTTTTGTGCACCCGGATGAATTTGCTTTTTATAAGGATGCTGGCTACGAAATGGGGCTGGACTACGTAGAAAGCGGCCCGCTGGTGCGTTCCTCGTATCACAGCGACCGGCATGTGCATCCCGGGCTGGGAAGGATCCAGTGGGAGGAGAGTAAGTTGGTAAATGTAAAATAA
- a CDS encoding OsmC family protein — translation MTSEVLYNGDLRTTCTHLKSGSSFETDAPVDNNGKGERFSPTDLLATSLATCMITVMGIKACTMNFDLNDVRIEVLKKMAADPRRVSGIDLKVHIPQNLEALDPKTIAILKNTGNTCPVAKSLHPDIVVTTDWGAWS, via the coding sequence ATGACTTCAGAAGTACTCTATAACGGCGATCTCCGCACTACCTGCACGCATTTGAAAAGCGGCTCTTCTTTTGAAACCGATGCACCAGTTGATAATAACGGAAAAGGTGAACGGTTCTCGCCAACCGACCTGCTGGCCACCAGCCTGGCTACCTGCATGATCACTGTAATGGGTATCAAAGCCTGCACGATGAATTTCGATTTAAACGATGTGCGTATTGAAGTTTTAAAGAAAATGGCCGCCGACCCCAGACGAGTGAGCGGGATCGACCTGAAGGTCCATATTCCCCAAAACCTGGAGGCACTTGATCCCAAAACCATTGCCATCTTAAAAAATACCGGCAATACCTGCCCGGTAGCCAAAAGCCTGCATCCGGATATTGTTGTAACCACCGACTGGGGCGCCTGGAGCTAG
- a CDS encoding PepSY-associated TM helix domain-containing protein has product METGKIKKRGWATHQQRWFGKWHLYLGIIAGAVLSLVGLTGSILVFGDEIDRALNKELFHALEQQKRYSIEEIAAIVPQKYPDKKIDYVYLPQQGNPNITYVCYNFANEEQFFINPYTAELAGKRLYHSSFIGFVTELHTNLLISGWGQYVVGLATLCLLILTVSGLRLWVPQQYKKWKQWKSVLTINFKSGFKRQNYDWHNVLGIYSAPVVVVLSLTGFAMSFGPVFIAFLFMLTGKSPQSVQEVFNLKSEWVAGAQKLSPVTAAAVAKNKFPEAVLRGVAYPVDKDGAYRFDMSSAGVSKEGNRIMVGVDQYSGKVLLNSETDFSNIANSYLTWIVPLHLGSFGGMPTRILALLGGLIPLALFITGFIVWWPRFKKQKGKNRAVPPRPSKDETLLQAIKALAPGPYFAFYFKRGIKYGAFLLVGVFLSGLLYGLLSGILLQPAVFSVLYTGISLIINFMIASVVFIAAYLLPLLFRSSYKPALKYFSLSFSLLLLFAPFVAAIALLSKHLF; this is encoded by the coding sequence ATGGAAACAGGTAAAATAAAAAAGCGGGGCTGGGCCACTCACCAGCAGCGGTGGTTTGGTAAATGGCACCTGTACCTGGGTATTATTGCCGGCGCTGTTTTGAGCCTTGTGGGGCTTACCGGCAGCATTCTTGTTTTTGGAGATGAAATTGACCGGGCATTGAACAAGGAACTTTTTCATGCCCTGGAGCAGCAAAAGCGCTATAGTATTGAAGAGATTGCGGCGATCGTACCACAAAAATATCCCGATAAGAAGATCGACTATGTATACCTGCCCCAACAGGGAAACCCTAACATTACTTATGTATGTTATAACTTTGCAAACGAGGAACAATTTTTTATTAACCCTTATACGGCGGAACTGGCAGGCAAGCGATTATATCATAGTTCCTTTATAGGGTTTGTAACGGAACTACATACTAATTTGCTCATCTCCGGTTGGGGACAATATGTTGTAGGTCTGGCCACTTTATGTTTGCTGATCCTTACCGTAAGCGGGCTGCGGTTATGGGTGCCGCAGCAATATAAAAAATGGAAACAGTGGAAATCGGTGCTTACCATAAATTTTAAATCGGGCTTTAAAAGACAGAATTACGATTGGCATAATGTGCTCGGTATTTATTCTGCCCCGGTGGTCGTGGTATTGTCGTTAACAGGTTTTGCAATGTCCTTCGGGCCCGTGTTCATTGCTTTTTTATTTATGCTCACGGGCAAGTCTCCTCAATCAGTACAAGAGGTCTTTAACCTGAAATCGGAATGGGTGGCGGGCGCTCAAAAGTTATCACCCGTTACCGCCGCTGCGGTAGCTAAAAATAAATTCCCGGAGGCGGTGCTCAGGGGTGTTGCGTACCCTGTTGATAAAGACGGGGCCTATCGTTTTGATATGTCCTCCGCTGGTGTTTCAAAAGAAGGAAACCGCATTATGGTGGGGGTTGACCAGTATAGCGGCAAGGTGCTCTTAAATAGTGAAACAGATTTTTCCAATATTGCCAATAGCTATCTCACCTGGATCGTGCCCCTGCACCTGGGCAGTTTCGGAGGAATGCCTACACGTATTCTGGCTTTACTGGGCGGGTTGATCCCCCTGGCGTTGTTTATAACCGGCTTTATTGTATGGTGGCCGCGTTTTAAAAAACAAAAAGGAAAGAACAGGGCTGTGCCACCGCGCCCATCTAAAGATGAAACACTATTACAGGCTATAAAGGCGCTGGCCCCGGGTCCTTATTTTGCTTTTTATTTTAAGAGAGGAATAAAATACGGCGCGTTCCTGCTGGTCGGCGTTTTCCTGTCGGGACTATTATATGGTTTGTTATCCGGAATCTTATTGCAGCCTGCAGTATTCTCTGTATTGTATACCGGCATATCATTGATCATTAATTTTATGATCGCCTCTGTCGTGTTTATTGCCGCCTATCTGCTGCCCTTGTTGTTCAGGAGCAGTTACAAACCAGCGCTGAAATATTTTTCGCTGTCGTTTTCGTTGCTATTATTATTTGCGCCGTTTGTTGCCGCCATTGCCTTGTTATCGAAGCACCTGTTCTAG
- a CDS encoding TonB-dependent receptor, which produces MMNKYMLALLLLCSAFVATAQNCGIQGRVTTVDRQPVGRISIVLKDTKWGAVSDDDGKYHIKNIKPGDYVVEVSLTGDVKERRTVSLNPGTNLELNFSIGETTKQLDEVVVETNKIMNRASFYSNKLPLANLENAQVVTSIPDVILRKQIAMSLEDAMKNATGVTKLWDATSRPDGGSLFVSRGFMTTTKARNGLPNIVNTNVDMANLDKIEVIKGPSGTLYGSIINSYGGLINRITKRPYFYNGGYADVAYGSYNFMRASADANFVLQQDKMAARINVAGQNQDSWQDAGFQKSYIIAPAFLYKPNDRFTLNADAEIVGSAGNSNGGNFMFILTPSMINGSLAAMLSQRYPNDPGTVSAIMANAPKTIKEAFGTDNVKDIKVDYNRSFISNDLYSKTNTNSFFADASYKISPHWTSQTALTYSLSHNNGYMPFQYLLPNYLASFLKSFTTTGNADFGTPGADSVSRMVWRPVGTTKTLDLQQNFVSDYSFGSIRNRAVIGLDYLSYRSDVTYYYFNGLLHGMVPYPYLFDVVEANGQPASNSVFNKPNVDNAYATRTGGVSSSVYNQHSSVFSGYANNITNLTDYLIVSAGLRVDRFENLQSDKIQTKLSPKFGLIFMPVKDQVSLFANYQNGFTNQFGTDKNNKAFDPEEANQKEVGVKYALLGNKLTGSISYYNILVKNIVRPDPSDANFSIQDGEQKSKGVEVEVLANPVSGWTVLLGYGYNDSRMQNAGADVNGLRPVSAGPYNTLNFWTNYSFTKTALKGLGIGVGANYSGESFAINSNDDGQLWLPAATILGGHLTYDLRHFRIAMKVNNITNQRYWKGWSNFIPQQPRQFIGSIAYKF; this is translated from the coding sequence ATGATGAACAAATATATGTTGGCGCTTTTACTGCTCTGCAGCGCCTTTGTAGCAACGGCTCAAAATTGTGGAATACAGGGGCGTGTAACAACAGTCGACCGGCAGCCCGTGGGTCGTATAAGTATCGTGCTGAAAGACACTAAATGGGGAGCAGTGTCGGATGATGATGGTAAATACCATATTAAAAATATTAAGCCCGGGGATTATGTAGTGGAAGTGTCCTTAACCGGTGATGTGAAGGAGCGGAGAACAGTTTCTTTAAACCCCGGCACCAATTTGGAGCTGAATTTTTCGATTGGCGAAACCACTAAACAGTTGGATGAAGTAGTGGTGGAAACCAATAAGATCATGAACCGCGCCAGTTTTTATTCGAATAAATTACCGCTGGCCAACCTGGAGAATGCCCAGGTAGTTACTTCCATTCCGGATGTGATCTTGCGCAAACAAATTGCCATGAGCCTGGAGGATGCCATGAAAAATGCTACCGGGGTCACCAAGCTTTGGGATGCTACCAGCCGGCCCGATGGCGGATCGCTGTTTGTGAGCCGGGGGTTCATGACCACTACAAAGGCCCGCAATGGATTGCCGAATATTGTAAACACCAACGTGGATATGGCCAATCTCGACAAAATTGAAGTCATCAAAGGGCCATCCGGTACCTTGTATGGCAGCATCATTAATTCTTATGGAGGGTTGATCAATCGCATTACCAAACGGCCTTATTTTTATAACGGCGGTTATGCAGATGTAGCGTATGGGTCCTATAATTTTATGCGGGCTTCTGCTGATGCTAATTTTGTATTGCAGCAAGATAAAATGGCGGCCCGCATCAATGTGGCCGGCCAAAACCAGGATAGCTGGCAGGACGCTGGTTTCCAAAAAAGCTATATCATCGCCCCTGCTTTTTTATACAAACCCAATGACCGTTTTACATTGAATGCAGATGCGGAGATCGTGGGTTCGGCAGGTAACAGCAACGGTGGCAATTTTATGTTCATTCTTACGCCTTCGATGATCAATGGATCGCTGGCAGCAATGCTATCGCAGCGTTATCCCAATGACCCCGGGACGGTAAGTGCCATTATGGCAAATGCGCCCAAAACCATAAAAGAGGCCTTTGGAACCGATAACGTAAAGGATATTAAAGTGGATTATAACCGGTCCTTTATTTCAAATGATCTGTATTCCAAAACTAATACGAACTCCTTTTTTGCCGATGCCAGCTACAAAATTTCACCGCACTGGACCTCACAAACGGCGCTTACGTATAGCCTGAGTCATAACAATGGGTACATGCCGTTTCAATACCTGTTGCCGAATTACCTGGCCAGCTTCCTGAAATCGTTTACCACAACCGGCAACGCTGATTTTGGAACCCCCGGAGCTGATAGTGTGTCGCGTATGGTGTGGCGCCCTGTGGGAACCACCAAAACGCTGGATCTGCAGCAGAATTTTGTTTCAGACTACAGTTTTGGCTCCATCCGCAACCGGGCGGTTATCGGCCTCGATTATTTATCCTATCGGTCCGATGTTACCTATTACTATTTTAACGGATTGCTGCACGGGATGGTACCCTATCCTTACCTGTTTGATGTAGTAGAGGCCAACGGGCAGCCTGCATCCAATAGTGTTTTTAATAAACCGAACGTTGACAATGCTTATGCAACAAGGACCGGCGGGGTTTCATCATCTGTTTATAACCAGCATTCTTCTGTTTTCAGCGGGTATGCCAATAATATTACCAATCTGACCGATTATCTTATTGTATCGGCAGGCCTGCGGGTGGATCGTTTTGAGAACCTGCAATCAGATAAAATACAAACAAAGCTTTCACCCAAGTTTGGGTTGATCTTTATGCCGGTGAAAGATCAAGTGTCGCTTTTTGCCAATTATCAAAATGGGTTTACCAACCAGTTTGGGACAGACAAAAACAATAAAGCATTTGATCCGGAAGAAGCCAATCAAAAAGAGGTGGGAGTAAAGTATGCGTTGTTGGGTAATAAACTTACCGGGAGCATCAGCTACTACAATATCCTTGTAAAAAATATAGTGCGCCCCGATCCTTCGGATGCTAATTTCAGCATACAGGATGGCGAACAAAAAAGCAAGGGTGTGGAAGTAGAAGTGCTGGCGAATCCTGTAAGCGGCTGGACGGTTTTGTTGGGCTATGGATATAATGATAGCAGAATGCAAAATGCCGGCGCGGACGTGAATGGCCTGCGCCCCGTGTCCGCCGGTCCTTATAACACTTTAAACTTCTGGACGAATTATTCGTTTACAAAAACCGCTTTAAAAGGACTGGGCATAGGAGTGGGGGCGAATTATTCCGGGGAGTCTTTCGCGATCAATAGCAACGATGACGGCCAGTTGTGGCTGCCTGCCGCTACGATATTGGGCGGGCATTTGACCTACGACCTCAGGCATTTCCGGATCGCAATGAAAGTAAATAACATTACCAATCAACGTTATTGGAAAGGCTGGTCCAATTTTATTCCCCAGCAACCGCGCCAATTTATAGGAAGCATTGCGTATAAATTTTAA
- a CDS encoding ThuA domain-containing protein: MLAALKTGVLCVIWIATACTLSAQVSFKVIAFYTAQNDLAHISFVHEANRWFPAMARQYHFQYNSTNNWGNLNDSFLAHYDVVLFLDTRPEKTEQRAAFERYMKKDGAWMGFHFSAFALPNSTYPDNWSWYNNDFLGCGNYVSNTWRPTAAILRVADKKHPVTKGLPSTFRSAPNEWYRWQHDLRNNPDIDILAAIDSSSFPLGTGPKPQEIWHSGYYPVAWSNKKYRMVYVNMGHNDMDYENKTNKELSSTFSSPMQNKLIINALLWLGRKKTAGKK, from the coding sequence ATGTTAGCAGCATTAAAAACCGGCGTGCTTTGTGTTATATGGATTGCAACAGCCTGTACATTATCCGCGCAGGTTTCTTTTAAAGTAATTGCTTTTTACACCGCCCAAAACGACCTGGCGCATATTAGTTTTGTGCACGAGGCCAACCGCTGGTTTCCGGCCATGGCCCGGCAATACCATTTTCAATATAATTCAACTAATAATTGGGGCAATCTCAACGACTCATTCCTTGCCCATTATGACGTGGTGTTATTTCTGGATACCCGCCCGGAAAAAACAGAACAGCGGGCGGCATTTGAACGCTACATGAAAAAAGACGGCGCATGGATGGGATTTCATTTTTCAGCGTTTGCCTTGCCGAACTCCACTTACCCCGACAACTGGTCCTGGTACAATAATGATTTTCTTGGATGCGGCAATTATGTAAGCAATACCTGGCGGCCAACCGCGGCGATACTCCGGGTGGCAGACAAAAAGCATCCCGTTACAAAAGGATTACCTTCCACGTTTCGTTCAGCGCCGAATGAATGGTACCGCTGGCAACACGACCTCAGGAACAATCCGGATATCGACATCCTGGCGGCTATCGACAGCAGCAGTTTTCCTTTAGGCACCGGGCCAAAGCCACAGGAGATCTGGCATAGCGGCTATTACCCCGTTGCATGGAGTAATAAAAAATACAGGATGGTTTATGTAAATATGGGGCATAACGACATGGACTATGAAAACAAAACCAATAAAGAGCTCTCTTCCACTTTCAGCAGCCCCATGCAAAATAAATTAATCATTAATGCGCTGCTTTGGCTGGGCCGGAAAAAAACGGCCGGGAAAAAGTAA
- a CDS encoding alpha/beta fold hydrolase, producing the protein MNERQPAASGYAAVNGINMYYEIYGKGGVNLLLVHGGGSTIETTFGRLIPLLADHLKIIAVELQGHGRTNDREGPESFEQDAEDCIALLQQIGIAKTAVLGFSNGGNTAMQMAHKQPALIDKLILASTFYKREGLPQGFFDGMAQATIEVMPQALKDGFLKWTPDEQKLQTMFEKDRSRMLHFEDWENSILTSITMPTLIVNGDQDVITTAHSVQMQQLVKGSRLLILPSVHGSYMGAAESPPDKGYVLSYFAAMVNDFLAG; encoded by the coding sequence ATGAATGAACGCCAGCCGGCTGCGTCAGGATATGCTGCAGTGAACGGGATCAATATGTATTATGAAATTTATGGAAAGGGGGGTGTGAATTTGCTGCTGGTCCATGGCGGTGGATCTACGATTGAAACCACTTTTGGAAGACTGATCCCTTTGCTGGCGGATCATCTGAAAATCATTGCCGTGGAGCTTCAGGGACATGGGCGCACCAATGACCGGGAGGGCCCCGAAAGTTTTGAGCAGGATGCGGAAGATTGTATCGCACTGCTGCAGCAGATAGGGATCGCAAAGACTGCTGTGCTGGGATTTAGTAATGGGGGCAACACCGCTATGCAAATGGCCCATAAGCAACCGGCGCTGATCGATAAGCTGATACTGGCTTCTACTTTTTACAAGCGGGAGGGTTTGCCGCAGGGCTTCTTCGATGGGATGGCGCAGGCTACCATTGAAGTAATGCCGCAGGCCTTAAAAGATGGTTTTCTGAAATGGACGCCCGATGAGCAGAAACTGCAAACGATGTTTGAAAAAGACAGGAGCCGTATGCTGCATTTTGAAGATTGGGAGAATTCGATATTGACATCCATCACTATGCCAACCTTGATCGTGAACGGGGATCAGGATGTCATCACCACGGCGCATTCGGTCCAGATGCAGCAACTGGTAAAAGGTTCCAGGCTCCTGATACTGCCGTCGGTGCATGGCAGTTACATGGGGGCCGCGGAAAGCCCGCCCGACAAGGGCTACGTGCTTTCATATTTTGCAGCGATGGTCAATGATTTTTTAGCAGGCTGA
- a CDS encoding DinB family protein, with product MDAKSKLVHIVIPAFRMHTQNFNNAFDGITEADALKRIEGRTNHIAWMAGNLVNCRYWLANILGIADADPNEQLFKEAKALDATAVYPTLDALKQQWHIISPKLFERLKNATDEDLLSGFNFPMMPSFVQQNKLNMVGMSIDRESYLFGQIGLMRRILDYPGMKYEVDESINY from the coding sequence ATGGACGCAAAAAGCAAATTAGTGCACATTGTAATACCTGCCTTCCGGATGCACACACAAAATTTCAATAACGCGTTCGATGGCATTACGGAAGCGGATGCTTTAAAGCGCATAGAAGGAAGAACCAATCACATCGCATGGATGGCAGGCAACCTGGTGAATTGCCGTTATTGGCTGGCAAATATCCTGGGAATTGCAGATGCAGACCCCAATGAACAGTTGTTTAAGGAAGCAAAGGCGCTTGATGCAACGGCTGTTTATCCCACCCTGGATGCGCTGAAGCAGCAATGGCATATCATTTCTCCGAAATTATTTGAGCGGTTGAAGAATGCCACCGATGAGGACCTGTTGTCCGGCTTTAACTTTCCGATGATGCCCTCCTTCGTGCAGCAGAATAAGCTGAATATGGTGGGTATGAGTATTGACAGGGAATCGTATCTTTTCGGACAGATCGGTCTGATGCGCCGTATCCTTGACTACCCGGGGATGAAATATGAGGTGGATGAAAGTATTAATTATTAA
- a CDS encoding VOC family protein: MAKLNPYLNFDGTAEAAFNFYKSVFGGEFRGGVMRMGDAPGCENLSADEKSRVMHIALPIGTDMLMASDIVPSMGHKLTVGNNNYVSIFPESREEADRLFNGLSAGGTIEMPMQDQFWGDYFGSFTDKYGVGWMINYSAQSH, encoded by the coding sequence ATGGCAAAATTAAATCCCTATCTGAATTTTGATGGAACGGCGGAAGCAGCGTTCAATTTTTACAAATCGGTTTTTGGCGGGGAGTTCCGGGGCGGTGTCATGCGTATGGGTGACGCGCCCGGCTGTGAAAATCTTTCTGCAGATGAAAAAAGCCGGGTCATGCATATTGCGCTTCCTATTGGAACCGACATGCTGATGGCATCGGATATCGTGCCGTCTATGGGGCATAAACTAACGGTGGGTAATAATAATTATGTCAGCATTTTTCCGGAAAGCAGGGAGGAAGCCGATCGCCTATTTAATGGTCTTTCAGCAGGAGGAACTATTGAGATGCCGATGCAGGACCAGTTTTGGGGCGATTATTTCGGAAGCTTTACGGATAAATATGGCGTGGGCTGGATGATCAATTACTCGGCGCAAAGTCATTAA
- a CDS encoding VOC family protein, with protein sequence MNNLIYPCIWMDGTAREAAGFYSGIFPATKITADAGIVTTIECSGQKMMLLNAGPQFQPNPSVSFLIANESEAETERLYTALAEGGIALMPLDSYPFSKKYGWVKDRFGITWQLYTGEKGNTDQYFTPTLMFVNQQNGRAKEAIAFYTSLFPNSKTEGIMEYPQGGEDTAGNVQHAQFSINNYTMACMDSSLAHQFNFDEGISIVVECSTQQEIDKYWNTLTADGGAESRCGWLKDKFGLSWQIVPVQLGQLMGKGEPEKSQRMMNALMQMDKLDIAALEAAYNGK encoded by the coding sequence ATGAACAATCTTATTTATCCCTGTATCTGGATGGATGGTACTGCCCGGGAAGCTGCCGGATTTTATTCCGGTATTTTTCCAGCTACTAAAATAACGGCTGATGCAGGCATTGTAACAACCATCGAATGCAGTGGTCAGAAAATGATGCTGCTGAATGCGGGGCCGCAGTTTCAACCCAACCCTTCCGTATCTTTTCTGATCGCCAATGAATCAGAAGCAGAAACAGAACGCTTGTACACGGCGCTTGCAGAGGGAGGCATTGCGCTGATGCCACTGGACAGTTATCCCTTCAGTAAAAAATACGGATGGGTAAAAGACCGTTTTGGTATTACCTGGCAATTATACACCGGCGAAAAGGGGAATACAGATCAGTATTTTACGCCCACTTTAATGTTTGTTAACCAACAGAACGGAAGGGCGAAAGAGGCCATCGCTTTTTATACTTCCTTGTTCCCCAATTCAAAAACGGAAGGTATCATGGAATACCCGCAGGGTGGGGAAGATACGGCCGGTAATGTACAACATGCGCAGTTCAGTATTAACAATTATACAATGGCCTGTATGGATAGTTCCCTGGCACATCAATTTAATTTTGATGAAGGGATATCGATAGTGGTGGAGTGCAGTACGCAGCAGGAGATCGATAAATATTGGAATACCCTAACGGCAGACGGTGGTGCAGAAAGCCGGTGCGGCTGGCTGAAAGATAAATTTGGACTGAGCTGGCAGATCGTCCCGGTACAACTGGGGCAACTGATGGGCAAAGGCGAACCCGAAAAGAGCCAGCGGATGATGAATGCATTAATGCAAATGGACAAGCTGGATATTGCGGCGTTGGAAGCTGCTTATAACGGCAAATGA
- a CDS encoding iron chaperone: protein MGPVKFSTVNEYIGTFSGIQKKRLQELRRIVKQAAPAKATEVISYNMPALKGNKVLVYYAAYPKHIGFYPTGSPVKVFAAALKNYKTSKGTIQFSLEEPLPAELIKEIVAYRIKEDSAILPSKKKAGSKK from the coding sequence ATGGGGCCTGTAAAATTTTCGACGGTAAATGAGTATATCGGTACTTTTTCGGGGATACAGAAAAAGAGGCTTCAGGAATTGCGCAGGATTGTAAAACAGGCAGCGCCTGCAAAAGCAACCGAGGTGATCAGCTATAATATGCCCGCGTTGAAGGGGAACAAAGTGCTGGTGTACTATGCGGCCTACCCGAAGCATATTGGTTTTTACCCTACCGGCAGCCCGGTCAAAGTATTTGCAGCAGCGCTGAAGAATTACAAAACCTCAAAAGGGACCATACAATTTTCATTAGAAGAACCATTACCTGCAGAGCTTATTAAAGAAATAGTAGCTTACCGGATAAAAGAGGATAGCGCTATTTTACCTTCAAAAAAGAAGGCGGGTTCAAAGAAATAA
- a CDS encoding SRPBCC domain-containing protein, with translation MDDLQDPITVEVIVNRPIAEVWRKWTTSEAIMQWNLPMEHWHCPKVENNITGGGSFCFRMEAKDGTEGFDYRGVYNKVVEKQLIEAILSDGRRTVNKFIPGEGFTTVIESFEPERELSAAMQKSFCQSVLNRFKEYVEKKG, from the coding sequence ATGGATGATTTGCAAGATCCAATAACGGTAGAAGTAATTGTAAACAGACCAATAGCAGAAGTTTGGAGGAAATGGACCACTTCGGAGGCAATTATGCAATGGAACCTGCCCATGGAGCATTGGCATTGTCCCAAAGTAGAGAACAATATAACAGGAGGGGGAAGTTTTTGCTTTAGGATGGAGGCAAAAGACGGTACGGAGGGTTTTGATTATAGGGGGGTCTACAATAAGGTGGTCGAAAAACAATTGATCGAAGCCATCTTAAGTGATGGCAGGAGGACCGTAAATAAATTTATTCCGGGGGAGGGATTTACAACCGTGATTGAATCCTTTGAGCCCGAACGGGAGCTATCTGCAGCAATGCAGAAAAGCTTTTGCCAATCGGTGCTGAACCGGTTTAAAGAATATGTTGAAAAGAAAGGATAA
- a CDS encoding RNA polymerase alpha subunit C-terminal domain-containing protein: protein MAKATLRTCPNGHQYHKSSDCPVCPVCEAEKKPKEGFLSKLGAPARRALEREGITSVKRLAAYTEKEILSLHGIGPSSLPVLQRALKEQQLDFKNKKELYG, encoded by the coding sequence ATGGCAAAAGCAACGTTACGAACCTGCCCCAACGGGCATCAATATCATAAAAGCAGTGATTGTCCCGTATGCCCGGTTTGTGAAGCGGAGAAAAAACCCAAAGAAGGGTTTCTTTCAAAACTGGGAGCACCGGCGCGGCGCGCATTGGAGCGGGAGGGGATTACCAGTGTAAAAAGGTTAGCCGCCTATACCGAAAAGGAAATATTAAGCCTGCATGGAATTGGCCCGTCCAGCCTGCCGGTGTTGCAACGGGCATTAAAAGAGCAACAGTTGGATTTTAAAAACAAAAAAGAGTTGTATGGATGA
- a CDS encoding DinB family protein, producing MEAIIIDADNLQQELATATDKFVDLLGKAPDNYFNSTPFEGSWTPGQVGEHVLLFLSGIESVLQLPGSDVARPIDQYRSLLKDIFLNFEKRYAAPQNVKPSGGPFDKGQLIGSIKDKAANIEKDIKEKDLSRICTGAPFPTIGEMTGLEWVYFGIYHLARHTYQLENMQPYYIK from the coding sequence ATGGAAGCCATAATTATTGATGCTGATAATTTGCAACAGGAGTTGGCAACAGCAACGGATAAGTTTGTTGACCTGCTGGGAAAAGCGCCTGACAATTATTTTAACAGCACTCCTTTTGAAGGCAGTTGGACGCCCGGACAGGTGGGCGAGCACGTACTGTTATTTTTGTCGGGCATAGAAAGCGTACTGCAATTGCCGGGATCGGATGTAGCGCGTCCCATTGACCAATACCGGTCCCTGCTAAAGGATATTTTTTTAAATTTCGAAAAAAGATATGCGGCACCACAGAATGTAAAACCTTCCGGTGGTCCTTTTGATAAAGGACAGTTAATCGGGAGCATAAAAGATAAGGCTGCAAATATTGAAAAAGATATAAAAGAAAAAGATCTTTCCCGGATCTGCACCGGGGCGCCCTTTCCTACCATTGGGGAAATGACAGGATTAGAATGGGTCTACTTTGGCATTTACCACCTGGCGCGGCACACCTACCAACTGGAGAATATGCAGCCCTATTATATAAAATAA